One genomic region from Bactrocera tryoni isolate S06 chromosome 3, CSIRO_BtryS06_freeze2, whole genome shotgun sequence encodes:
- the LOC120772125 gene encoding uncharacterized protein LOC120772125 — protein MFASGSRTKNIIVRQSMTHRQLPLLATAAPTATMTQRSARRVSSTGEEARIGATLSGRQLRSKFTERKPTSLSATTTAATAQARNQLQTSNASNSNHLNLYKTSAAAAAGNAQGDGQKVMRGIPSNTAARATARQRREAAAKGIDNTVKKIDLMEQIIKTEIGIQTNEPEILNHDLIIGDIKLLPPTAGLVAEIERQRSEMNKKLMLKAQRKFEGHSEKQEEHLTDLKEFLEKSVVTRRLRKSKLSIEVDKKLINSMDEILNKGVPKTESITDIKGRIKKKEQELLTLFDTVENLQI, from the exons ATGTTTGCGTCCGGCAGCAGAACGAAGAATATTATTGTGCGCCAGTCCATGACGCATCGACAACTACCCCTTTTAGCCACAGCcgcaccaacagcaacaatgacACAACGATCGGCGCGTCGCGTCAGCTCTACCGGTGAGGAAGCGCGCATTGGCGCTACACTTAGCGGACGCCAGTTACGTTCAAAATTCACAGAACGCAAGCCGACCTCTCTATCGGCCACGACAACAGCCGCAACAGCACAGGCGCGCAATCAATTGCAGACAAGCAACGCGAGCAACAGCAATCACCTGAATCTATACAAAACAAGCGCAGCAGCGGCTGCTGGCAATGCACAAGGCGATGGCCAAAAGGTAATGCGCGGTATACCGAGCAATACAGCAGCGCGCGCGACCGCACGCCAACGCAGAGAGGCTGCAGCTAAAGGTATCGATAACACCGTAAAGAAAATCGATCTTATGGAACAGATTATTAAAACGGAGATCGGTATACAAACCAATGAACCGGAAATACTTAATCATGATCTGATTATTGGCGATATAAAGTTGTTGCCGCCAACGGCTGGTTTGGTAGCAGAGATCGAACGTCAACGTAGTGAGATGAATAAGAAGCTTATGTTGAAAGCACAACGCAAATTTGAAGGGCATTCGGAGAAGCAGGAGGAACATTTGACCGATTTGAAGGAGTTCCTTGAGAAATCGGTAGTCACCAGACGTTTACGCAAGTCTAAACTCTCCATCGAAGTGGATAAGAA GCTTATAAACTCTATGGATGAAATACTAAACAAAGGCGTACCAAAAACTGAGTCCATTACAGATATTAAGGGGCGTATCAAGAAAAAGGAACAAGAATTACTAACACTTTTCGATACCGtcgaaaatttgcaaatttaa